Within Sphingobium aromaticiconvertens, the genomic segment CCTGATCGGGCATCTGGACACGGTGTTCGAGGTGGATTCGCCCTTTCAGACTTTCAAGCGGGAAGGGGATATGGCGTCCGGACCGGGTGTCGCCGACGACAAGGGCGGCGTGGCGGTGATGCTGACGGCGCTCAAGGCCATGAAGGCAGCAGGCACGTTGAAGGGCGCCAATATCGAGATCGTCCTGACCGGGGACGAGGAAGATGTAGGCGAGCCGAAAGCAGTGGCGCGGGCGGACCTGATCGCAGCGGGCAAGCGTGCGGACGTGGCGCTGGATTTCGAAGGACTGGCGCAGCAGGACGGAAAGGATATGGGGTCGATTGCGCGGCGCTCCTCCAATAGCTGGACACTGACGGCGACCGGCAAGTCGGGGCATAGTTCGGGCATCTTTTCGCCTGCTGCCGGGGACGGGGCCGTCTATGAACTGGCGCGGATCGTGACTGCCTTTCGCAAGGAGTTGCCCGAGCAGAACCTGACCTTCAACGCCGGTTTGATCGGCGGTGGGCAGAGCGCGGATGTCGACAAGGACGGCGTAAGGATCGCGGTGACGGGCAAGACCAACATCATCCCGCCCATCGCGGTCGCCAAGGGTGATTTCCGTACCCTGAGCCAGGAGCAGACCGACCGGGTAATGGCGAAGATGAAGGCGATCGTGGAAAGCGGTCATCTGAACGGCACGTCGGCGACGATCGATTTCGATCAGGGCTATCCGGCGATGGCGCCGACGCAGGGGAATAGGGCGCTGCTCGGCAAGCTGAATGCGGTCAATGCGGACCTTGGCCTTGTGGCCATGCCGGAACTGAATCCGTTGAAGCGCGGTGCGGGCGACATTGCCTTCGTCGCCAACGATACGGACGGGCTGGTCGGGCTGGGCGTGACCAGCAGCGGCGATCATTCGCCGGCTGAGGTTGCCGACCTGTCCAGCATCAAGCGGCAGGGCAAGCGCGCGGCGATATTGATGAGCCGGCTGGCCCGCGAGAAGGCGCGGTAGAGAGCATGCGCGGGCGGCCATGACATTTCCAACGCCCGCAATCATTCCGCACATTGGTATGGTGCTTGAGGTACTGACGATCGTCGGAACCTTTGTTTTCGCCGCGTCGGGTGCGCTGGCCGCCGCGCGGTTGCAACAGACGATCGTCACCTTCTGCTTCTTTGCACTGGTAACGGGGGTTGGCGGGGGCACGGTGCGCGACCTGCTGATCGGGGCGCCGGTTTTCTGGGTGGTGGACCCGGTGCCTGCGATTACCTGTGTCGGCGCGGCGATCATCGTCTGGCTAACACCGCGCCGCCTGTGGAGCGACCATGCGCTTGACTGGCTGGATGCCATAGGTCTTGCAGCGTTCGCGGTGTTCGGCGCGGCCAAGGCGATGACCTTCGGGATCAACCCGTTCGTCGCGGGGATGATGGGCGTGGTGACGGGCTGTGTCGGCGGCATCATGCGTGACCTGCTGGCCGGAGAGCCATCAATCCTGTTGCGCCCCGAACTTTATGTGACAGCGGCGGCGGTGGCGGCGGGGCTGTTCGTGCTGCTATATTCTGCGGGTATGCCCTTGCCGGTCGCGGCGGTGTTGGCAGCGATCACGGGTTTCGTCTTGCGCGCGATCGCTATTGCGCGCGGTCTTGGTCTGCCGGGCTATTCCGGGCATGGGACGCGGCGCGACGAGCGCTAGGCCGGTCGTCAGCGGGTGTCGTCGGGCAGGGCGGTTGCCATCACCACCATGCGCTTCAACAGGATTGGCCGATCAAGTCCGATTATGACGGGTATGGATGTCGCTGCTGCTGCGGTGGAGGCCGCAGTCATGCGCTCAACCGCCATCAAGGGGGCGGTGGTTGCGGTGATCGCCGCCAATGCGATGAAAATCCGTGTCATGATGCTGCCTTCGCCATGCTGTATGACAACAGATATCGACGATCTGTCGCAGGGATGTACCCGGCGGATGGTAGAAATGTCGGAAAATGTAACGGCTTCGCCCCGGCCATCAGGGATGCTCGACCTGATTTCGATCAATGACGATGGCATGGGCTGATGCTAGATTATGCCCTCAGACTCAGGAGTAGGATCATATGGCTATGACGAATGATGCCGCCTATCTGCTCCGCCGTGCGCGCGATGAAGCGCGCAAGGCGCTTGAAGCCGCCGAGCGCGGCGATGACGCTGCGGCGATTGCCGCGCACCGGGAAATGGCGATCCGTTACAAGGTCAGGGCATTGTCCCAGTCCAGCGGTGCCGTACCTTGCATTGATGGCACGGACATAGTGGGTGGCATGTCCACCACCCGCATCGCAGGTAACACAGCGGCGCAATAGCAGCAGTCTGCGGCCTTCCGGTTAGAGCGATTTCCAATCAGATGGAATCATCTGATGGCCAGAAATCGTGTCAAATCAAAAGCCTAGAGCAGTCGGTCCGATGCAGTCGGATCATATTCTGCTCTAGCGCCAGACGGTCGCCAGCAAAGCGAGCAATCCCCGGTCGTCCATACCACCGACCGGCCGGGCAGGGGTTGCGCGCGGGCCACCTACACCGCGACATTCCAGGCAGTCGGCGCGGATGCCGCCGCCCATGACCATGGCGCGCGCATCGGCCACGGCCTGAAGTGCCCATTGGCGCTGGAGCAGGGATTGGCGGGCGAGGAGATCGCGCGGCATGGATGCCTGCTTCTGGTCGCCTTCCATCAAGTTTTGGATGAAGGCAGTGATCTTGTCCGGCGCCTTCTCGATTATGTAGGGGCGGGCCTTTGCGGGGTCGAGTTTCGCCAGCTTCGCCGCTTCGGCGATTGCCTCGTCCAGCCCGCCGAAACGGTCGATCAGTCCATTCTGACGCGCGTTGCCGCCATCCCAGACGCGGCCCTGCGCGATCGTGTCGATCTGCTGCGGTGACTTTTTACGTGATTGGGCAACGATGCCGACGAAGCGGCGGTAAATATCCTCGACCCCCATCTGCATCACCGCGTCGAATTGCGGCGTGGTGCCGCCGATGATGTCGGGCTGGCCCGATAGCGGCGTGGTGGTGACACCATCGGTCGTGACGCCGATCTTTGCCAGCGTCCCTTCGAAACTGGGAAGGATGCCGAAGACACCGATGGAACCGGTAATCGTGTCCGGCTCCGCAAAGATGACGTTGGCGGGGGTGGAAACCCAATAGCCGCCGCTGGCCGCGACATTGCCCATGGAGACGACGATCGGCAGGCCGTCCGCCTTGGCGGACAGGATGGCGCTGCGGATCTTTTCCGACGCCATGACCGAACCACCGGGGGAATCTACGCGCACGACCAGCGCCTTGAGTTTCTTTTCGGCAAGCGCGGTGTAGAGCAGGTCGGAAATAGTGTCGCCCGCCGCCGTACCGGGGCCAGCCTCTCCATCGACAATGTCGCCCGCGATCGTCAGCACGCCGATCTGGCCGTCATTGGCGGGACGTCGCGCCTTTACATAGGCGGCAAGGTCGATGGTGGCGAAGTCGCCATCCTTGTCCTGCGCGGGCTGGCCGGCGATTTCCGCCACACGCTCGCCAAACTGGGCCTCGTCACCCAGCCGGTCGAGCAGGCCTGCGGACTGTGCGGCCTTGGCGAGATTGCCATCGGTCGCACGGACGGCGGCGGCGATGTCGCCGATATAGGGGGCCAGCTTTGCCTTGGGCCGCGCTTTGGCTACATCCTGCTGCCAGCTTTCCCACAGGGCGCTGGTCAGCGCGACATCAGCCTGCTTTGCTTCGGGGGACTGTTCGGTGCGGATATAGGGTTCGACGAAACTCTTATAGGTGCCGACACGGTAGACATGGGTATTGACGCCCAGCTTGTCGATCAGCCCCTTATAATAGAGGCGCGATCCACCCGGCCCGACGATAGCGACGCCGCCAAGGGAATCGCCCCAGATTTCACTGGCATGGGCCGCCAGTTGATAGCTGTCATCGGTATAGATGGTGGAGAAGGCAAGTACGGGCTTTTTCGCGGCGCGCACGCCGTCGAGCGCCTTGCCTACCCGAGCCAGTGCAACCTGCCCACCGCCCATGAAGCCGTCGAGGTTCAGCACTACGGCCTTGACCTTGGAATCGGTCCGGGCGGCATCAAGTGCCGTGATGAGGTCACTGAGCCGATATTCGCGCGTCTGCTCCCCTTGTGAAGACAGGAGCGAGAGGGGATCGACCTCGGCAGGCTGTTCGACGATCGTGCCGTCTAGGTCGAGCAACAGCGCGCCGCTGGAAATGGCGGCGACCGGACGGGGACTGAAGGACAGGGCAGCATAGAGCAGGCCGAAGAAGAGCAGCAGGAAGAGAAGGACCAGCCCGTCCTTGATGGCGACCAATATCCGCCAGATGCCCTTCACAAATGCCACGCGTACAGCTCCTTCCGTGTGTTCCGTCCATCGGGCTAACCGATCGCGGGATGCGCCGCAATGCGAAGGCTTCACCATGCCCCGATCTCTTGCACCGTCGCTATGAGCCGCTATGGGGAGGCGCAACACCCGGTTCAAGGAGACGCATAGTCATGCCCACGCTCGTCCTCATCCGTCACGGCCAGTCCAGCTGGAATCTGGAAAATCGCTTTACCGGCTGGTGGGATGTGGATGTGACCGAAAAGGGCGCGGAAGAAGCGCGTGCGGCAGGACGGCTGATGAAAGAGAAGGGGCTGGATTTCGATAGCTGCTTCACCAGCGTCCAGACCCGCGCGATCAAGACGCTCAATCTGGCGCTGGAGGAAATGGGGCGGCTGTGGCTGCCGGTCGAAAAGGACTGGCACCTCAATGAGCGGCATTATGGCGGCCTGACAGGTCTCAACAAGGCAGAGACAGCGGCCAGGCATGGCGACGCTCAAGTCAAGATATGGCGTCGCAGCTTCGACATTCCGCCGCCGGTGCTGGAAGCGGGCAGCGCGTTTGATCTGTCGGCCGATCGCCGCTATGCGGGCATCCCGATCCCGTCGACCGAATCGCTGAAGGACACGATTGCGCGCGTGCTGCCCTATTGGGAAAGCCGGATCGTGCCGGAACTGAAGGCAGGCAAGCGCGTGCTGATCTCTGCCCATGGCAATTCGCTGCGTGCGCTGGTCAAGCATCTGTCGAACATTCCCGACGACGAGATCACCGAACTGGAGATCCCGACCGGGCAGCCGATCGTTTATGATCTGGCCGACGATCTGACCGCGCTGGATCGCTATTATCTGTCGGAGCGGTAGCGCCCTGTTGGGTTATTTGGGCCTCTTGCGGGATTGCCCCCGGACCCCCAGCCGACTAAGGGGCTGTGCTTCCGGGCGGCGACAGGCTGCTTCCTTGAGGGATAGGGCATGAGCGAAGGCATCGCGGTCGGCATCATCATGGGCAGCCGGTCTGACTGGGAAACGATGCGCCATGCGTCGGAAACGCTGGACGCGCTGGGCGTTCCCCATGAGTGCAAGGTCGTGTCCGCGCATCGCACGCCGCAGCGGCTTTATGATTATGCGACCGGCGCGGTCGGTCGTGGGTTGAAGGCGATTATCGCGGGAGCGGGCGGCGCCGCGCATCTGCCGGGCATGGCCGCGTCGATGACGCGCCTGCCGGTGCTGGGCGTACCGGTGGAATCGAAGGCGTTGAGCGGCATGGATTCGCTGCTGTCCATCGTGCAGATGCCCGCTGGCATCCCGGTGGGCACGCTGGCGATTGGCCGGGCGGGTGCGGTGAATGCGGCGCTGCTGGCGGCGGCGATGCTAGCGACTAGCGATGACGCACTGGCCGAGCGGCTGGACGCCTGGCGGGCGAAGCAGACGCAGGACGTGGCCGAAACGCCGGAGTGAAATCAGACTGATGACCAGTATCGCGCCCGGCGCCACTATCGGCATATTAGGCGGCGGCCAGCTTGGCCGCATGCTCGCGGTCGCGGCCGCGCAGTTGGGCTATCGCACCCATATCTATGCGCCCGAGGTTAGCGGGCCTGCCGCTGATGTTTCACCGCTCTGGACTCGGGGCGCCTATGATGACGCCGCTGCGCTCGCGGCCTTCGCGACAAGCGTGGATGTCGTCACTTACGAATTTGAGAATGTCGATCCGGCAGCGGTCGAGGTGCTGGCCGGGCATGGGCTGGTTCGCCCGAATGCTCGCGCGCTGAGCATTGCGCAGGACCGGCTGGCGGAAAAGCGCTTCGTTTGTGATCTGGGCGGCATGACCGCGCCGTTCGCGCCGGTCGAGAGTCTGGATGATCTGGAGGCGGCGGTCGAAACGATCGGCAGCCGCGCGATCCTGAAGACCAACCGCATGGGCTATGATGGCAAGGGGCAGGCGCGCCTGTCGGAGCCGGGCGATGCCGTGGGGGCGTGGAACGCGATCGGGCGGCAATCGGCGATCCTTGAGGGGTTCGTAACCTTCGCCGAGGAGTTTTCCGTCATTCTGGTGCGCGGGACGGATGGCGATGTGCGCTTCTGGGATTCGGCGGCGAACGTCCATGTCGATGGCATATTGTCGACCTCCATCGTGCCTGCGGGCGCATTGATCGAGGGACAGATAACGGCGGCGCGGGCGATGGCGCGCAAGATCGCTGATGCCCTCGATTATGTGGGCGTGCTGACCTGCGAATTTTTTGCCAATGCCGAAGGGCCGGTCTTCAACGAGATGGCGCCGCGCGTGCATAATAGCGGCCACTGGACTATTGAGGGCGCGCTCACCAGCCAGTTCGAAAATCACGTCCGCGCCATTTGCGGCCTGCCGCTGGGCGACACCGGGCTGGCCGCGCGACGGGTGGAAATGCGCAACCTGATCGGTGAACAGGTGAATGAGTGGCTAGCGATACTGTCCGACCCGGCGAACCACCTGCACCTCTATGGCAAGGCCGAGGCGCGGCCGGGGCGCAAGATGGGGCATGTGACGCGGTTGATCCTGTGAGCGACGCTCGCCCGGAAATCGTGCTGATTCTGGCGCGGGCCGACAATGGCGTGATCGGTCGTGATGGCGCGTTGCCCTGGCGGCTGTCCGCCGACCTCAAGCGGTTCAAGGCGTTGACACTGGGCCTGCCGATGGTGATGGGGCGCAAGACGTTTGAGAGCCTGCCGGGGCTGCTGCCCGGTCGCCGCCATATCGTACTGACGCGCGATCGGGATTGGTCTGCGGCGGGGGCGGAGGTTGTGCATGATGTCGATGCGGCGATCGCCTGCGCCGCCGCGCCGGTGGTGGCCGTGATTGGCGGCGCGGAAATTTATCGGCTGTTCCTGCCGATCGCCGACCGTATCGAATTGACCGAGGTGCATATCGCGGCGGAGGGGGATGCCAGCATCGGCTATCCCGATCCCGGTGCATGGCGAGAGGTCGCTCGCGAGGCGCATGCGGCGGCGGGCGACGCCCCCGCCCATGATTTCGTGACATTCCAGAGAGTCTCGACATGATGAAGCGAGGCTGGCAGTCTGCGGAAGCATGCGATCAAGCGTCCGATTGCGCCGACGCGCTGCCGTCCCTATAGCCGCGCGCATGGAGCGACTGGAGAGCAACGCCCCGACGCCCGCACACCTGCGCGGTGCGATCGTGGCGCTCGGCAATTTCGATGGGTTTCACCGGGGGCACCAGGCGGTGGTTCGCCGAGCGATCGAGTGCGCGCGAGCCGAGGGGCGCCCTGCGATCATCGCGACCTTTGATCCGCATCCGGTGCGGCTGTTCCGACCTGACACGCCGCCCTTTCGGTTGACGACGCTGGACCAGCGCGAGGCGTTGTTCGCGCGCGCCGGGGCGGACGCCATGCTGGTCTTTCACTTCACGGCGCAGATGGCGGCGATGAGTGCGGAGCAGTTCGCTGCCTTTCTGGTCGATCATATTGGGGCTGCCCATGTCGTTACGGGACAGGATTTCACCTTTGGCAAGGGGAAGAGCGGGTCGGTCGCGACCCTGACCGAATTGGGTCGCGCGCTCGGAATGGTCGCTGAGGCTGTGCCCGCCGTCGCGGATGCCGGGGGTGAGATCATCTCCTCCAGCCGCATCCGCGAGGCGCTGGTCGCGGGCGATTGCGCGACCGCGACGCGCTTGTTGACGCGGCCCTTCGCGATTCAGGGGCGGGTGCAGCATGGCGACAAGCTGGGACGGACGATCGGCTACCCCACCGCCAATATCGACATGGGCAATTATCTGCGGCCCGCTTACGGCATCTATGCGGTGCGGGGGCTGCTGCCAGACGGGCGAGTGCTGGACGGGGCGGCGAATCTGGGCATCCGGCCGACCTTCGACCCACCCAAGGAATTGCTGGAACCGCATTTTTTCGACTTTTCCGAAAGCCTGTACGATCAAATAATCGAGGTGCAGTTGATCGAGCGGCTGCGGGGCGAGGCAAAGTTCGACAGCCTTGACGCGCTGATCGCGCAGATGGACGCCGATTGCGCCCGTGCGCGGCAAATCCTTGCGGGAACGCCTTACGTCGCGTAGTGCCGCCAGCTTATCTCACCGATATATTTGCGGACCGCATGACCGATCAGCCAGACTATAAAGCCACCGTATTCCTCCCCGTCACCGACTTCCCCATGAAGGCGGGGCTGGCCCAGAAGGAGCCGGCGATTGCCGCGCGCTGGGCGGCGATGGACCTGTATGGCAAGCTGCGCGAACGCCGCGCGGGGCGTGAGCGTTTCATCCTGCATGATGGCCCGCCCTATGCCAATGGCGACATCCATATGGGCCATGCGATGAACAAGGTGCTGAAAGACATCATCGTCCGCAGCCAGTCGTTGTTGGGTAAGGACGCGCCCTATGTGCCCGGATGGGATTGCCACGGCCTGCCGATCGAATGGAAGATCGAGGAAGAATATCGCAAGAAGAAGCTGAACAAGGACGAGGTTCCGCCGCAGGAGTTTCGCGCCCAGTGCCGCGCCTATGCCGATAAATGGGTGGACGTGCAGAAGGAGCAGTTCAAGCGTCTGGGCGTAATGGGCGATTGGGCCGATCCCTACCTGACCATGAAGTTCGACGCCGAGGCGACGATCGTCGGCGAACTGCTGAAATTCGCGGAAAGCGGCCAGCTCTATCGCGGCGCCAAGCCCGTCATGTGGTCCCCGGTCGAAAAGACCGCGCTGGCCGAGGCCGAGGTCGAATATGAGGATGTCGTGTCGACCCAGATCGACCTGGCGTTCGAGATCATGAAAGCACCGAATGCGCCAGAACTGGTCGGCGCCCATGCGGTGATCTGGACGACGACCCCATGGACGATCCCTGTGAACCAGGCGATCGCTTATGGGGAGGGGGTTGAATATGAACTTGTAAAATGGGTTGATAGCAACAATCAGACTGTGGCGGGTCCGTTCCTGATTGCTGTCGATCTCGTCGATCCGTTTCTGGCGCGTGTTGGGCATAACAGTATTTCGCGCTTCATAGGCGATGAGTTACCTAGCGGCGCGCTTCTAAATCTTAGTGGCAAGCGGATTGTCGGCTCTCAACTCGCAGGCGCTATCGCCCGCCACCCAATGCACAAGCTCGGTGGCTTTTTCGCCAAGCCTCGCCCATTCCTCGCAGCCGACCATGTCACCACCGACGCGGGCACCGGCCTTGTCCACATGTCCCCCGACCATGGCGAGGAGGATTTCATCGTCTGCAAGAAGCTGGGCATCGACCCGGTCTTCGCGGTGGACGATGGCGGCTTCTACCGCAATGACTGGGAATGGCTCCCCGGACAGGGCAGCGTCATCAACACCAAGTTCAACGGTCCTGATGGCCCGATCTGCACCGATCTGCGCGAAGCGGGGGCGTTGCTGTCCTCGGGTGAGTTCAAGCATAGCTATCCCCATAGCTGGCGATCGAAGGCGCGGATCATCTATCGCTGCACCCCGCAATGGTTCATCCCGATGGACAAGCCGCAGGGCGACGGAAGTTTTGTCGATGTCGATGGCGGCGTCCTGCCGACCCCGATCATCGCCTCCAACGGCCCGACCCTGCGCGAAGTCGCGCTCGACGCGATCGAGCAGACGCGTTGGGTGCCGGAGCGGTCGACCAACCGTATCCGATCGATGGTGGAGGGTCGCCCGGACTGGGTGATCAGCCGCCAGCGCGCCTGGGGCGTGCCGATTGCGCTCTATGTCCATCGCAAGAGTGGCCAGTATCTTGTTGATCCATTGGTGAATGATCGGATCGTTGCGGCGTTCAAGGCGGGCGGAGCAGATGCCTGGTTCGGCGCGGATCATCAGGCGCTTCTGGGGTCGGATTACGACCTTAACGACTATGAAGTCGTCAACGACATTCTCGACGTGTGGTTCGACAGCGGCTCAACGCACAGCTTCGTGGTCGAGGCGCGCTATGGTCCTGATGCCCGCGCGGACCTCTATATCGAAGGATCGGACCAGCATCGCGGCTGGTTCCAGTCTTCGCTGCTGGAAAGCTGTGGCACACGCGGTCAGGCGCCTTTTGGCGCGGTACTGACGCATGGCTTCGCGCTGGACGGCAATGGCCGCAAAATGTCCAAGAGCCTTGGCAATGTCGTCGATCCGCTCAAGATCATGGGCGAAAGCGGCGCGGACATATTGCGCGTCTGGGTCGCCAGCACCGATTATTTTGATGATGTGCGGATCGGCAAGGAAGTGCTGGCCGGGTCGTCCGACGCCTATCGCAAGCTGCGCAATAGCTTCCGCTACATGCTGGGCGCGCTGTCGGATTATGACGAAAGCGAAGCGGTCTCCTATGACGACATGCCGGAACTGGAGCGCTACATGCTCCACCGTCTGGCGGAACTGGATGCGGAACTGCGCGCTGTGGTGGACAAGGCGGCGGGCAGCGACAACTGGCTGGAATTCAGCCGCTATACTCGCGCGCTGTTCGACTTTGCCAACAGCGACCTCAGCGCCTTCTTCTTCGATATTCGCAAGGATCGCCTCTATTGCGATGCAAAGAGCGACCCCAAGCGGCGCGCCTATCGCACTGTGCTGGACACGCTGTTCCATGCGCTGGTCCGTTACGCCGCGCCGATCATCCCCTTCACCGCTGAGGAAGTGTGGCAGAGCCGCTTCCCAAGTGACGAGGATAGCGTTCATTTCCTGGAGTGGCCGGACGTCGATCATCACTGGATCAACCGTCATCTGGACGACAAATGGACCGCATTGCGCAGCCAACGCGAACAGGTGAATGAAGCGATAGAGCCGCTGCGGCGTGAGAAGATCGTGCGCTCCAGCCTGGAAGCGGACGTGACCATGGGCGAGCTGCTGCCGGTGGGCGATGTCGATTTCGCCGAGGTGGCGATCGTCGCCCGCGTGACCATGGGCGTGGGCGATGGCATCATCGTGGAGCCGTCCGACTGGCACAAATGCGGCCGCTGCTGGCGGTTGCTGCCCGAAGTCACGCAGGACGGCGCCTTGTGCGACCGTTGTGACGATGTGCTGAAGGACTGAGCGGACCCATGAACTCCAATCACCGCCCGCTGGGCCTGACCGTCGCGATCGGCGCCCTGTTGCTGGACCAGCTCATCAAATATACCGTCACCTATCCGCTGGCGCTGAAATCGCGGGCGGATGTGGGCATTGATCTGCTGCCGTTCTTCCGTCTGCGCTGGCTGGAAAATCGGGGCGTTTCTATGGGCTTTTTCCATGCGTCCAGCAACGGCGCCCGCTGGGCGCTGGTGGCGATGACGATGGTGATCGCCACCTTCGTTGCCGTTTGGATGTGGCGCGAACGGGCACGGCAGGATGTGGCGGCGCTGGGCCTGGTGCTGGGTGGCGCGATCGGCAATATCATTGATCGCGTGCGGCTGGGCTATGTCATCGATTATGCCGACCTGCATATCGGCGAATGGCGACCCTTCCTGATTTTCAACCTGGCCGACGCAGCGATCACCATCGGCGTGCTGATCCTGCTTGCGCGCGCGCTGTTGCTGCGCGAAAAGAGTCCAAAGACGGAGACATTACGATAATGCGCAAGTTGTTCCTCGCTGCTGGCCTGCTAACTGGCCTTACGGCTCTTTCGGGCTGCGGCTCCACCGGCCTGTTCGACCGTGAGCGGCCCGACGAGTTCGCCGTTTCGCGGCAGGCGCCGTTGGTGATTCCGCCTGATTTCGCGCTGGTGCCGCCTGCGCCGGGTGCGCCCTCGTCCAATAACGTGGATTCGGGCCGTGCCGCGATGGAGGCCATGTTCGGTGGTCCTGCGCCGCGTAGTTCGACCGAGACCACCGCGTTGACCGCGGCTGGCCGCGCCAGTGCCGCACCGGGCATTCGCTCGGCTGCTGGTGATCCTGCGACCGAAGTGGTGGACAAGGGCGCCGCCACGCGTGAGATCATCGCCGCGCCGGAAGGTGATGGGCAGGATGCCCGGGCTTCGGTGCCGAAGCAAT encodes:
- a CDS encoding bifunctional riboflavin kinase/FAD synthetase, encoding MERLESNAPTPAHLRGAIVALGNFDGFHRGHQAVVRRAIECARAEGRPAIIATFDPHPVRLFRPDTPPFRLTTLDQREALFARAGADAMLVFHFTAQMAAMSAEQFAAFLVDHIGAAHVVTGQDFTFGKGKSGSVATLTELGRALGMVAEAVPAVADAGGEIISSSRIREALVAGDCATATRLLTRPFAIQGRVQHGDKLGRTIGYPTANIDMGNYLRPAYGIYAVRGLLPDGRVLDGAANLGIRPTFDPPKELLEPHFFDFSESLYDQIIEVQLIERLRGEAKFDSLDALIAQMDADCARARQILAGTPYVA
- the gpmA gene encoding 2,3-diphosphoglycerate-dependent phosphoglycerate mutase yields the protein MPTLVLIRHGQSSWNLENRFTGWWDVDVTEKGAEEARAAGRLMKEKGLDFDSCFTSVQTRAIKTLNLALEEMGRLWLPVEKDWHLNERHYGGLTGLNKAETAARHGDAQVKIWRRSFDIPPPVLEAGSAFDLSADRRYAGIPIPSTESLKDTIARVLPYWESRIVPELKAGKRVLISAHGNSLRALVKHLSNIPDDEITELEIPTGQPIVYDLADDLTALDRYYLSER
- a CDS encoding M20/M25/M40 family metallo-hydrolase yields the protein MLASTPVLATLSPREQAMAASIEADYEPTIALLERLVNQNSGSMNIEGVKKVADMVRPELEALGFVVKWQPMDAARRAGHIIATHKGKAGTTRMLLIGHLDTVFEVDSPFQTFKREGDMASGPGVADDKGGVAVMLTALKAMKAAGTLKGANIEIVLTGDEEDVGEPKAVARADLIAAGKRADVALDFEGLAQQDGKDMGSIARRSSNSWTLTATGKSGHSSGIFSPAAGDGAVYELARIVTAFRKELPEQNLTFNAGLIGGGQSADVDKDGVRIAVTGKTNIIPPIAVAKGDFRTLSQEQTDRVMAKMKAIVESGHLNGTSATIDFDQGYPAMAPTQGNRALLGKLNAVNADLGLVAMPELNPLKRGAGDIAFVANDTDGLVGLGVTSSGDHSPAEVADLSSIKRQGKRAAILMSRLAREKAR
- the sppA gene encoding signal peptide peptidase SppA, with amino-acid sequence MAFVKGIWRILVAIKDGLVLLFLLLFFGLLYAALSFSPRPVAAISSGALLLDLDGTIVEQPAEVDPLSLLSSQGEQTREYRLSDLITALDAARTDSKVKAVVLNLDGFMGGGQVALARVGKALDGVRAAKKPVLAFSTIYTDDSYQLAAHASEIWGDSLGGVAIVGPGGSRLYYKGLIDKLGVNTHVYRVGTYKSFVEPYIRTEQSPEAKQADVALTSALWESWQQDVAKARPKAKLAPYIGDIAAAVRATDGNLAKAAQSAGLLDRLGDEAQFGERVAEIAGQPAQDKDGDFATIDLAAYVKARRPANDGQIGVLTIAGDIVDGEAGPGTAAGDTISDLLYTALAEKKLKALVVRVDSPGGSVMASEKIRSAILSAKADGLPIVVSMGNVAASGGYWVSTPANVIFAEPDTITGSIGVFGILPSFEGTLAKIGVTTDGVTTTPLSGQPDIIGGTTPQFDAVMQMGVEDIYRRFVGIVAQSRKKSPQQIDTIAQGRVWDGGNARQNGLIDRFGGLDEAIAEAAKLAKLDPAKARPYIIEKAPDKITAFIQNLMEGDQKQASMPRDLLARQSLLQRQWALQAVADARAMVMGGGIRADCLECRGVGGPRATPARPVGGMDDRGLLALLATVWR
- a CDS encoding 5-(carboxyamino)imidazole ribonucleotide synthase; amino-acid sequence: MTSIAPGATIGILGGGQLGRMLAVAAAQLGYRTHIYAPEVSGPAADVSPLWTRGAYDDAAALAAFATSVDVVTYEFENVDPAAVEVLAGHGLVRPNARALSIAQDRLAEKRFVCDLGGMTAPFAPVESLDDLEAAVETIGSRAILKTNRMGYDGKGQARLSEPGDAVGAWNAIGRQSAILEGFVTFAEEFSVILVRGTDGDVRFWDSAANVHVDGILSTSIVPAGALIEGQITAARAMARKIADALDYVGVLTCEFFANAEGPVFNEMAPRVHNSGHWTIEGALTSQFENHVRAICGLPLGDTGLAARRVEMRNLIGEQVNEWLAILSDPANHLHLYGKAEARPGRKMGHVTRLIL
- the purE gene encoding 5-(carboxyamino)imidazole ribonucleotide mutase, whose product is MSEGIAVGIIMGSRSDWETMRHASETLDALGVPHECKVVSAHRTPQRLYDYATGAVGRGLKAIIAGAGGAAHLPGMAASMTRLPVLGVPVESKALSGMDSLLSIVQMPAGIPVGTLAIGRAGAVNAALLAAAMLATSDDALAERLDAWRAKQTQDVAETPE
- a CDS encoding dihydrofolate reductase; amino-acid sequence: MSDARPEIVLILARADNGVIGRDGALPWRLSADLKRFKALTLGLPMVMGRKTFESLPGLLPGRRHIVLTRDRDWSAAGAEVVHDVDAAIACAAAPVVAVIGGAEIYRLFLPIADRIELTEVHIAAEGDASIGYPDPGAWREVAREAHAAAGDAPAHDFVTFQRVST
- a CDS encoding trimeric intracellular cation channel family protein produces the protein MTFPTPAIIPHIGMVLEVLTIVGTFVFAASGALAAARLQQTIVTFCFFALVTGVGGGTVRDLLIGAPVFWVVDPVPAITCVGAAIIVWLTPRRLWSDHALDWLDAIGLAAFAVFGAAKAMTFGINPFVAGMMGVVTGCVGGIMRDLLAGEPSILLRPELYVTAAAVAAGLFVLLYSAGMPLPVAAVLAAITGFVLRAIAIARGLGLPGYSGHGTRRDER